One window of the Canis aureus isolate CA01 chromosome 1, VMU_Caureus_v.1.0, whole genome shotgun sequence genome contains the following:
- the LOC144297479 gene encoding uncharacterized protein LOC144297479, with translation MSSAHLQLGATCSDSVPLPAELVGARRGRGAAGRGREWRGAQAQTEQDRLWPELGCRGYVTAGEWVPPAGFDGPPGFRRGGRTTHPGPPEGRGRGCESRRPCMPHFSRPDSGSADTPVPGRRAGLQPPDLLLLSLLFRVSSNLKPIAVENQFGGSLISQTQNFHMTQQFYSAPILSHQAPITLDSEGMATQLLADEALTVFPAMTH, from the exons ATGTCAAGTGCCCATCTGCAGCTAGGGGCCACCTGCTCCGACAGC GTCCCGTTGCCAGCGGAGCTTGTGGGAGCGCGGAGGGGGCGTGGTGCCGCGGGGCGTGGGCGGGAGTGGCGAGGCGCGCAGGCGCAGACCGAGCAGGACCGACTGTGGCCGGAGCTCGGCTGCCGAGGCTACGTGACCGCCGGTGAGTGGGTGCCGCCCGCCGGGTTCGATGGTCCTCCAGGCTTTCGTCGTGGGGGGAGGACTACGCACCCTGGGCCGCCAGAGGGGCGCGGAAGGGGCTGTGAATCCCGCCGCCCCTGCATGCCTCACTTTTCCCGCCCGGACAGTGGGTCTGCGGATACCCCTGTGCCCGGGCGGCGCGCTGGGCTCCAGCCGCCGGACCTGCTCTTGTTGTCGCTGTTGTTTAG agtttctTCTAATTTGAAGCCGATTGCTGTGGAAAATCAGTTTGGTGGTTCTTTGATAAGTCAAACCCAGAATttccacatgacccagcaattctactcag CCCCCATACTCAGCCACCAGGCCCCTATCACCTTGGACAGTGAAGGAATGGCCACCCAGCTGCTGGCTGACGAGGCCCTG ACAGTCTTCCCTGCGATGACCCACTGA